TTGAAACCTTTGTTGGAAATTGCATATATTTATGTCCCACGTATATATAAAAGTCTGGGATTTTGTTAGCTAAGTTAGACTGACCTCACTAAGTAGTTTTGAGCATTGAAAGCGagcaatgtttatatttttcTGGTAATGGCGTAGTGAAGACATGCGAATGTATGATTATTCATTTTTCTCatcaaaaaataaagagaatgaAATTTAAAATCGTTATGTTGTACGTATTATGCCATAATGTATTGTTTTCCACTAAATTTATCGTTAGATATATGTAATAACTGAagattatatatatctatatacttgtgtctatttattattattcttattattattttttctttatcttcgtatttttattttttacactTAGTTTGAACACTTGTATAAAAGCTATGTGAATTCACTACACCCAAACTTTAATCAATGGCTATAATAAGATATATGTAGCGAAGATCAATAGTAATTAAGAGATAGTTATCGAAACAATAGCTATTAAGAGATATACACGACACATTTTGGGAAGCAAAACTTTGACCAGGCTACATACACGCTCAACTGAGTGTATGTGTTAGCCACACTCAGCCATGTATTACCAAATATCTATTTATAGGAACCCCAGTCTAGATAATTGATGAGCATCGACAATTCATATTGGTGCTTATGCTAGTAGATATGAGTTGTCGTTGCTCGTCAATTGTCAACTTACAAAGAGAGACTTCgaactctcttcctctctctctcgaccGATCGAAAAAGATGATTTTTCTGTACCGTAAAACATGATGTTGACCAACAATGACTGACCCTTAAGAGCACGACAGCAAGAAGTCACTAATATAACAAATGTTCACATGCTCATTTCGGTAATGGCACAACTATAAAAGAAAGGATGCAACCTAAAACTCATAAAATAAAGTAGAAGATTCTCAAACCGTAATCCAGATGCTCCCCCTAATGTTAGAGAATGGAGCTGAAAACTCAGATTTCTGACTCCATTACATATTTACTCGGACGGTCGAACCATATCCCTACAAGAAAGACCATAATTAGCAAAAGGTGATGGGTCATAAGTTCTATATGGCTTAAGGCACTGAGCATGAGCAATAAGCTCCACAACGGAAGCAAAAACTAAGCTGGACAATCCACAACCGGCATCGGAGACGGGACCACCacggccactttgacagcaacATCGCCGTCACtttgaagaagaaaagcatCTTGAGAAGGAAGAGTATCGAGAGCTGGTCTCAGGGTTTAcaagttcaaaagaaaaaaagatgccGCAGAACCAAGTATAGGTCTGGCAAATCTCTTTTCTGATTAGGAGACCAATTCCTGTTACCATTTACCAGTAAACTGCCATACAGATGGGACAAAGAGGTGTGCAACAATTTTATTGCTAAAAGGACTCAGATCATGTGGTGTAAAAACAGCAAGTGGTAAAATGAATAAAAACACAAGTGCAGAACAAGATGAGCAATGAATTTTCTTCGCCAAAACAACTCATCTTATTTAAGGACATGACATGTCTGATTATTCATCATACATACAAAGCCAATTCTAGACCACATGGACATACTACAGGCACACAAATTCTACAGTTGAAGGCATTTTTGCTTCAAGGTATTGCTTAGCATGGTCTCTAGCCTTGACTTCTTTATCGAGGTCTGTATCTGGCCTATCAACTCCATGAGGATATTGCCATGTCCGTACAGGATCAATCACAATTTTCTCCAGTGCAAGGACATTCTTTATTAAGTGCATGACATGTTCAACACCAGATGTATGAGCTCGATAGCCAACTATTTCTACTACCTTGAGGTGATTATGGGGGCAATCAGCTGctttctcaatttctccaagTTCCATGCGTGCTGGACCCCCCAGATACAGCTGCAACTGCACGAGGACATACATCAATTCTGTTAGCATATTTTATCAATACCACAGAAAATCTAActtctgttttctgtttttgattttgtttcttcaaaTTCAGCAACGATGAGCATAAAATTACAACAAGTTTTACCGCGTAATCTACCAAGTACCATACATACCTTCAATACGAGTCTCTGCAAGTAAGGAGATGCCTTCAGGAAGTTATTTAAATGATGAAGTGCCCTAAATAATTTGCTGCAACTAGTAATTCCAAATGCTTCAGATTGGCTAATAAAGGCAATGCAGGATGCTCATTGTAGGCCTGAaagccaaacaaacaaaaagtaaGAAACTACGTAACCGAAAGAGGATAAATGAAAATTGACACATAATATCCACATATACTAACCGCTCCCTGGATATGCAGCTTCAGAATCACTATGTTGGAAAGACAGCAGGAAAGTTGGGTGAAGACAACCCTTACAAAATCCTTTTGACAATACTCCTTAGAAACGGTTACCTCAGAAAGCAATGGTACGTTACTGATAAGCAGGTTTGTTGAATGATATCcacaataaataaatgaaacgaTGTTTACGTCTCTGATTTCAATGCTTTCCAGGTTATCACAATCTTGTATCACTAAATACTTCAACGCAATTGACGAACCAACAACTCTTAAATTAACCAAATGTTCTGTGGAATCCACTGATAACCTCTCGAGTAATGGGCAGTTCGCCAAGAAATCCTCGAGAACTTCTCCAGTCACACCAACATGTCGGATCTGAAGAACTTTGAGGGACTTGAAACCAATATTGTATCCACAACAGCCCAGACTTGGAGTGCAGATCCCCAAAAGTTTGTGGGGAAATGTATAATCTTCAAATCTAATAAAAACTTCTGGATAAAAATCCAATTCAAGCATTTCAACACTGTTTTCCAGTGCAAATTGAATCCATTCATTAATGGAACTTGAAAAGCGACAATCTAAACAGAAGCTAATCCTGAATTCTTCTATATGTTCGCCTCTATGCTGTTGCACCACATGATTCACCCAATTGATGTAATTCCAGCTCTCCTGCTCTTTAAATTCTTTTGGTTGGCGAAAGTAGTGGCGTAAATTATTGTCAA
Above is a genomic segment from Rosa chinensis cultivar Old Blush chromosome 3, RchiOBHm-V2, whole genome shotgun sequence containing:
- the LOC112193042 gene encoding putative F-box/FBD/LRR-repeat protein At5g62970 isoform X1; protein product: MKKRRATFQSVENEVENKGKRRRKSRVEYNMMDSVSALPDDILVSLVSRLPLKEAVATSVLSRRWQNVGLSTMTLRFDAVDFSIDNNLRHYFRQPKEFKEQESWNYINWVNHVVQQHRGEHIEEFRISFCLDCRFSSSINEWIQFALENSVEMLELDFYPEVFIRFEDYTFPHKLLGICTPSLGCCGYNIGFKSLKVLQIRHVGVTGEVLEDFLANCPLLERLSVDSTEHLVNLRVVGSSIALKYLVIQDCDNLESIEIRDVNIVSFIYCGYHSTNLLISNVPLLSEVTVSKEYCQKDFVRVVFTQLSCCLSNIVILKLHIQGAAYNEHPALPLLANLKHLELLVAANYLGHFII
- the LOC112193042 gene encoding putative F-box/FBD/LRR-repeat protein At5g62970 isoform X2, whose amino-acid sequence is MMDSVSALPDDILVSLVSRLPLKEAVATSVLSRRWQNVGLSTMTLRFDAVDFSIDNNLRHYFRQPKEFKEQESWNYINWVNHVVQQHRGEHIEEFRISFCLDCRFSSSINEWIQFALENSVEMLELDFYPEVFIRFEDYTFPHKLLGICTPSLGCCGYNIGFKSLKVLQIRHVGVTGEVLEDFLANCPLLERLSVDSTEHLVNLRVVGSSIALKYLVIQDCDNLESIEIRDVNIVSFIYCGYHSTNLLISNVPLLSEVTVSKEYCQKDFVRVVFTQLSCCLSNIVILKLHIQGAAYNEHPALPLLANLKHLELLVAANYLGHFII